AGTTTGGGTTGCTGGATGCGGCGGTGCCTGACGTGGATGGTGTTGACACTGTTGAGTGGTTGTGTCTGGAGCCGGTGCGCAGtgcgtggccgccgccgccgcggcgctTCTCCGGAGTCTGCATCGAAGTTGAATGTGGCGATGAATGTCCCTGGGAGGTTCGTTTGTCTGCTCTTCATGGACTCGTGTTTTCATGCGTCATCAGAGTTCCTTTAGGATGAACAGGGCGGTGGATTAGATGCACAAGGAGCCTGGCACCGCATCGTTGCTAGATACTCCTAGATCGGCGTCACGGGATGTCCAATGTATGGATGTATGGATGGTTGAAAGTCACTCACGGGAGGAAGGCGAAAACGAAATTAAAAGGCCTCTCCCAAAGTGGTTGCCTGGCAGCGCAAGCTAGCAGGTTGAACTTTGAGGTTGAAGTGGCTAAAGTCAATGGAGGTGGTGGAACTTGGTTGCGACTGCACAAGAATGTGGGGAGGCGAGCGAGACCGTAAGGGTCGGCGGGGCAAGACTGACCGACATGCACGGCCACGGCTGCCTTTTCCTCGTCTGatatactactccgtatcatcTCTCCATTTTCATTTTATGCCCCATTtgttaaaataaaaataaaaataaaaacaagCTGGTCCGAATGGCTTGGCAGAACAGCAAAGAAACCACCATGGACAAACAGTTCTTACTCCACCTCCTCTCATATCTCGATGTCACCCTCGACCTCATAAACCTCATCCCCGTCCACCTTCTTGGCACCCATTCTACAAACCGCCACCCTGCTAACCGGCATATCCTCAACCCATATGTAGTCCTCATATTTGCTCATTAAATCAGTCGCATCAAGCATCAGCTTCTCTTTCCTCCTTCcaccccccctcccccggaCGTATACCGTATTAACAACCGTAGCATGCAGCAACAGAGGCCGGCTCTCCTCCTCTATCAGACCCGCTTCCCCAAACGGCTTCCGTAGCTCCTGGCAAAAGTTGTACAGAATGCCCTCTGCGTCCGAGGGGGCAGCGTAGAGCACAGATGTCCTGGATGCACTGGTCATGGAATGTATTCCACGGAGAGATATAGACAACCCCCCCGGGGGGCCAGTCCTTCGGGTTTGCGAGGCTGTCGCCGACGCTAGAGGATTGTTGGCAGCTCTCAgctcagcaagcatgtccCTCGGCCTCAGCGTTTTCAGCAACTCAATTGTCGGACTAACATCCTCTGGCTTCAGACTCATCACCCCCAGAGTAAGATGCAGCGTCCCCGGCGGTCGTACGGCGTCATCGGGAACGCCAAAGCCGCCGGCACCCGTGACATCAGCCCGGAATGCTGCTAGATTCTTGGTCAACTGCGAACTGGCGAGTTGTAGACACAGGAAATGCGTGGGGCTGGGGCGCGGAGGCATCGTGCAGTCTGCTCGCTGCCTTGCTGGGCGGTGGTGGGTAGGCGCAAATAAATACTAGTGACACCTCTCACGTAAAGACTGGAGATGTCCTGTTCCATCATTGACCAGGTCAAGTAAGTTGTTGTCAGGTATCAGATGACAGAGTCGAATGTACCTGCAGTCAAAAGGGCCCCACCCACTCGTCCACACATCATCCCAACGACCGCTCTGCCCTGCTCTTGCATGAGACCCTGGCACACCGCTCACCAGCCTTGCTCGTGTCGAGGGTGTGAACCCCAGTAAAGTAAAGGGAGATGTGCTGTCAATAAATTATTCATCATGTATTCAATGTGCAGCTTTTCGTAAAAACCTCTAGCAGGTATCTTTTTCCCCACCATCCATTTACCGTGAGCCATCGTCAACTATGGAATCCTTCCTTGACCACAGTTGAATTACGGTAAAAACAATCGGCCTTTCCGCCAACCCAAATCACGCAGTAAAGGAATGCAAAGTCCTTGACCTTCTCTGGTACATGCTGCGCGTCTCCAGAGAACAAGAAGTatcagaagaaaaaaaaaacaagaaaagaaagaaagaaaaaatgtATCAAGACGCCCGGCACATGCCCTCTGATTGCAAGACTCTCCGTCGTGACTGTCACGCCTTTCTTGACATGCAATTTGGGCCAGGGTCTCAGCTCCCCGACAACTATTTCTCCGAATCTGGAGTTGGAAAAGGGGGAGGAGAGGGCCATCAGCTGAGTCTGCATCGGGAGAGAGTCTTTCAAATGCCCTTTCAAGCCTCGTCATCCTTGCCATAGTATGCCTTAAGTTTCCCCTCGACGTCTTGATAGTCCGCCTTGACGGTCACCAGGGCCTCCGCAATTCGCTTGAGACATAACTCAGAGTCGGGTTCTGAAGACCCGTCTAGATTCTCGTTCTTTCCATAACGCTGGATTTTCTCACAGCCATCTCTGACTTTTACTAGCCCTAATGTAGCAGACGAGCCCTTGAGGAAGTGACCGAGTTCCGATAAAGTCTTCAGGTCTTTCTGTGTTCTATTTGCGCAAATGACATGGTCAGCTCTCTTTACTAATCGAGCGCAGCATCTCCAGGTCAAAGGGTAGTATGGGACCTGTGTAAGCCCCAAATGACAGCGGGCCACAGCCTCCGCGGAACATGGAACACGGGGTTGCAAATCACTTACAGAGCCGTGTCCATATTGTCAAAGGTTTCTTGTGCTTGGGTGAAGAAGCCAAAGACAATTGACGAACTGAAATCATCGTTTCCGGGGTCGTCCATTTCCAGAATCTGGTCAAAAGTGTTCATATCGATAGCATCTCCAAAGTTGAGCTCGGCGGAACCGTCCGCGCCAGTCTGTTGACAGTGTAAGTCCTTGAACGGGAGAGAAGCTTTGATACATTCGATTCAATCAACCAACCTTGTCCTCAGTGGGTGACATGTTTCGGCGGCGTTTGTAGAGATGCTCCGATTCGAAGTGGAGAGCAAGTAGATCGAGGCAGTGCTGGCTGGCGAGACCCCTTTAGCCGGACTCGATGTATATATATGGTCCCAACAGCCTGAGCTGCGAGCTAGGCGAAGTGTGGAAAGAGTACGCGACCACGATATAACACGATGACAATGTTTAATTTGAGGGCTCGGGAGTTGCGACACACAATTCTGGCACCTCGATGGTTCGCAAGGCTGGTGTGTCGACCCGGCGCAAGGTACTTGCTGGCCGGCTCCGGATATTTACAGCGGCCTCGAGGCGCGGCACTGGGTCGTTCCGTTGGACAGCCGAGCTCAGATTCGCCGATGAGGTTGTCTGCCTCTCGTCGATCAAGTCTGGGACGAGGAGGTCCAGAGAAAGGCTGACAAGTGTAGTGGTGGGATTAGCTAGGCGTAGGAGCTGGCATCGACGGAGGACAAGAGGGTCGGATCAGACAAGAGGTCAGTCAGGTCAGCAAGAAGCCGCCTGGCACAGCTGTctaaagtaataaatttCTGCGAGGAGGATCCTTTCCGCGTGCCGTGGACGAGTGTGGGTAGAACGGCGTCTCTGCAAAGGACGTCAGTGGATGAACATGGAGAattggcctcggcgggcCGCCAGTGGGGTAGAGTCGTGAAGGTGGTGGACAACGGTTGGACCATGTGGGTGGCACTATTCATTGGTAGGTGGAAGAGATGGGGGAGGTGAGGGAGACGAGGGAGACGAAAGGGAGACGCGGGCAACGAGGCTTCATGGGTGGCAGGTCgggtggacgaggtggacgaggtggaaGGCTCGAGGGTGgtttgacgatgaggacAAATATGGCACGCGGTTTAGAGTTCAGAGGCCGCAGCGATGGCCGTCTGGCCTTTGGACTTGGCTCTGCGCCCAAGGCTATCTCTCCGAGGCGAACCCAACAAGACGGAAACAATGGTCCACACCATGACGTGTCTGGCAGTGGCAGTTGAGGCCCCTCTGGTAGCGATTGCACAGGAGATAATATGTACCTACATGATGTGCAAACACGCCTGGCATGGGAAGCCGGGGAGGGCCTGGGGGCACTTGACCAGAGCGTGGCGAGCTGGGAAGAGCGTCGCGAGTCTGGCGTCTGGAGGCGGGCAATGGATGGATAAAACGACGGATACCGAGCAGGTAGATGGATAAAGTAAAGGTAGATAGATAGATGACGGCCAGCACGactgcatgtatgtatgtacatacctgAAGTAAgtaagtaggtacctaggtacttagctagcagacagcagcagcgaggGAATAGAGACGGAAGCGGAGGCGGATGCAGGTTCGCGTCCTGTGAGCAAGTGGCAGCACTGGGCAAAACGGGCCGGCTCAGCAGCGCGACGCGGGGAACGAACGAacgaagcaccagacatggacgcccAGAGACCAGCGTAAAGATCAGAGATCAGAGCTCCCAGCTCCCAGCTCCCAGTTCCCGGCTCGCACGAGTCTGGCTGCTCTTGCTGCGGCGGTGCACGACGTCACGTCGGGGCCAGGAATGGCTGAGACCTGGGTGAGACCTGGATGAGACCCGGGTCTGCCCTGGATGCCCTGGATGCCCTGGggtcgccgtcttcttctttcggaCTCCTGGGCCCAAAGTGacaagatgacgacgggggATGCCTGGATAGATGCTCACCCTCGTCAGGTCCGGCTTTAGTGGCAGACGGCCGGATGCCTGTCGAGTTGCCTAGCGCGGTGCAGGGGCAGGCAGATAGGGCCAGGGTTCAGTAGCcgggacgacgaggacgtgcGCGAGGCGTCGTGTGTGTGTTGTACAGAGTCCGGAGAACGGAGTATTGCGTGGCTGCTCGGGTTCAAAGTCGCGAGAATAAATGGGCCGGACGCAGCAGCCGGGGGCACTGGATCAAGAGGCGCGCACACAAAACAGGCCATGGCCCCAGGGGGGTGGTTGAGAGAAGAACCGGTagaaggaggaaaaggaaTTAAATGAAAAGTGTGAGGCGGGGCAGTTGACAGCTGGGGGCGAGACGAGCGATGTCGGATATGTGGGGGATGGATGGCTGATGGCTGATGGCTGATGTGGTTTGGATTTAACACGGGCAGGCGTGAGAGGTGACGGGATGGGATGACGGACACGTCAATAAGCACATAGAAACATCCGTCTGATTGATGGCCAAGGGTGCGGCAGAGTTGCCCGTCTGCGgcttctacggagtacatgtacgcACTTGGTCACTGCGGACCAAGCAATCTACCAAGGCCTAAGAGCGTCTAGTctataagtacctaggtaagtactcAAGTCAatactaagtacttaagtacttactacAATGAGTTTCTGGCCAGGGCAGGTCTGACGACAGGTCCGAGGGCTCCCGCTCATGCGGGCATGGGCTACGGACGGGAGCGTGGGCAAGAAGAACAGCAGTCGCCGAGCTCACGCATCGACAGAAATGTCAGATGCAGGGCGTCGATCGAGCCTCGGGGCTTCGCttcagaacaagacgaggtGACGTCGTCTGGTCTGTAGCAGTCGGCGTCTGATGAGCCATGCGACTGCgactgcgtctgcgtctgcgtctgtgCGTCTCCATATGTATCGCGCCGCGCCACATGCACGCACAATATACACGAGACATCATTGATGTCCTCCGTGGCCGTCGAGGGGTAAACAGCCTGCAATGCAAACAGCTCTGGAGATGTATAGATGCATTTGCGCAAGCTGCACGGGACTACTCGCTCCGGCCGGCAGCCGCCGTTTCAGCAGCAGACATTGCGCCTGTTTGACGCCATCTCAAAGCCATCTGGGGCCGACTGGACCCAAACGCTGGAGCAGCTTGGACTCGACgcaaccagttgacgtctctcGGTGGACGTGGCCCGCCCACtggtggcggcgcggcgcATATGTATGCACATGTGTCAAATCAAGTTGGCAGGGACCGACCGGCGGGCCAACTGGCGatatcaaaaaaaaaaaaaaaaagaattgaccgggctcttttttttttaaaaaaaaagtcgtACATATGCAGCGTACGGTGCTCTGGTGCTCTGGTGCTCTGGTGCTCGGGCCCCGCGGACGACACCAAGACGACAAAGAGACTGGATGCTCGCGAGCACTTGAGTCGCTGCCAACCCGCGGCGGCTCCCGATGTCAAccattgacggcggcgccCCCAGTGATGCGGGCTTCCATGCTGCTGGCACACAGGCTCAGCAAATTTCGAACGTTGGGTCTGGCCGGTTACATCATCGGACCCCTCACCTCCGCCATCGACCTCGCACcaaagtactccgtgctccgtctTGTGCGCCGTGCTCCATACCCGGATACTTGGTGCTGACGCCATGCATCTCCCCGACATCCAGCATCTAACATCTAACATCTAGCATCTGAGAGGGGCCAGTGCTGGGTGCTGGGCTTGATGCTGGgttggctggttggctggttggctggctaGACCCTGTCGACAGCCACATCACCAGGCTCTCCATACCCTTTGAGCCATTTGATAGCTTCGAGGAGCAAAGCTCAAAGTTCCCTCCGCCCCGCCGAGATATGgtgacagcagcagcagcaacacttCAAAGTTAAGCTGATTACACGCTAGTCCATCGCTCTTCCCCCCCGCCACCTGTGCCAACTGcttgaatgaatgaatgccACACGGAGCATCCCAGCGCCGAGGCACCCAGGCACCCAGGCATGCTTTCCCGGCCCTCGCTTACTGAGACGAGCCGAGCCTGGGCAGGCGGAATCTCCGCTCAGCGCAGTGACGAATTTCTGGTCGTCAATTAATTTACGTCACGTTAATAAACATGCGTTAATTACGGAACTCTCCCGGAGGCATTCCTATCCCTTTGAGTGCGCCAAGGTGCCGATTTTATAGCGAGCAAGGATATGGGCCAATTAAAGATCTGAAATTGaaaggtatattattttatatagtattaatataataatatacgTACTTATGATTCTTAAATatgtattatattatataatagtacttataatacaactttattaaatataatacaATACTTTTTAGGTATCGCAAAAAGGTGGGGACATGTACGAAGGTGGCACCTCAGCGCACTCAAAGGGATCTCCCGTCAATCAACCAACTCCTGCCTGAGCTGCTTTGTTGCTTTGTTGCCAAGGAACACCCGCTCTCCATAAAAAACATCAGAATCAACGTCCACCAGACAACTCGCCTTGTTAGTTCCCATTCTTGGAAATTTTCTTTGCTGCCACACTGACACTTTTGACAGCACTCGCCCATATCTGCCCCTGTCCGCCCAAAAGCCGCCGAATGGGGTCTGTGGTCCAGCCATGATCCCGGCCTATCGGATTCAGATCCTTGCCGCCTTACCACCCGTCGGGCTTTTACCACAGAAAAGTCATTTGTTTCTCCAGGGACCGAGAGTGTACTACAATATGTACGGAGGACGGAGGGTCTGCTTGCTGCCCTTGTGCCGTCTACAGCTGCCGTCAGCGGTCTTGCGATTACCACGGCCCCTGATCGTCAGATATGTATAGCGTATGACTGACTCCCAGTGCTACCAGTCAACCACAAGTTGACATATGATGATGAAAACATGTCTGCGCACCTGGACACGAATTCCTGTGCCAACTAAAAGAACCGCTCCTGGTATTCGAGGATCCGCCAACACCTTCCCCCAATCTCTGAATACTCGACAATAATCCCGTTGACGGTTTGACATACATGATGCTCAGGGCCTGCCTCAATCCCTCTCTACTGCGTACAAAACTGGATGAGTGGCCAACCAACCGCTGACAACACCACATGGCTGGTCGAGCTGGCACGCCGGATGAATTACCACGCAGTTCCAGCACTAAAATTCCGCCTAGAAAGAACTAGGCGAGGTACCCCAATTGATCAACCGATGAAATTGCCAAAACGAGATCCCGATCGGCGCATTATTTGGCAAACAGCCGACATAACTTGCCGCCGAGCCGGACCCCAAAGAAGGCCTTTGG
The DNA window shown above is from Metarhizium brunneum chromosome 1, complete sequence and carries:
- the mpr1 gene encoding Multistep phosphorelay regulator 1; protein product: MSPTEDKTGADGSAELNFGDAIDMNTFDQILEMDDPGNDDFSSSIVFGFFTQAQETFDNMDTALTQKDLKTLSELGHFLKGSSATLGLVKVRDGCEKIQRYGKNENLDGSSEPDSELCLKRIAEALVTVKADYQDVEGKLKAYYGKDDEA